From the genome of Paralichthys olivaceus isolate ysfri-2021 chromosome 4, ASM2471397v2, whole genome shotgun sequence:
ACCTTCATCTGTGGGTCAGATGAGATCATGCAGGGCCACCAGGGGTAGGTGCCCACTTTGGACCACACCAGATCTCCTATCACAAACTCCTTACAGAAGCCCGTCTCTTGGATTACTGATGGATGATGGACCTTCGGAACCTATACAAAAAAATTAACAGTCACTGATCTGCTTTCAAACTCCAAACCATGACTGCTACTACTAGAACTGCTCTGAAGAGTGAACCGTCAGTTCCTTGCCTTCGGGATCTTTGGTTCAGTTTTGATAACCGTCTTCTGAGGCTTCTTTGTCTGGGCTGGGGGTGTTTCTCTCGGTGGGGGTTGGACGTGGGTGTCCTCTGTCTGATCCGTGGTACCTGCCTGTATttggctctggtccaggctctgttCTTggacctgcagctgcagccttgCACTCTTTTTCcgcttctccttcttcctctcatgTCTGCGCTGCATCTGAGTAGCCTCATTCTTCTGAGACTCGTTCTGAAGATTAGAAAAAAACGCAAACAGTGGTGATGAGACATCAGTTAgcattttttttgccatttccaCAAAGTCAACTCAAAAATCGCTCTCAGCTGAAATCCAATTTTCCTCAGATATCAATTCTTTAGCTGTTAAAAATCCACACAATGTAAAAATTCTATATGAACGTTAATGGGTCTGATTAGACCTAATTTAGTTTGAACAAAAAAACTTTCTGTAGATCAGTAAACTCTGCCTAATCTTTTATGTAAGGTATGCAGTTGTATCTAGCCTCTAAAATGGGGAGATTTCCCACTTTTGCAAGGTTTTTTCTAACAGCTAACTAAATTTATAAGAATTTGgggtttaaaaaacattgtttggaCAAAGCAATCGTACACACGTGTTACCTGTATCTCTTGCAGTAGGTCTCCACACAGCGCAGATTCGAACAGCTCTTTTCCGTTTTGATACGTCTTTATGATCTTTAGCTTGATCTCTGGAGAGCTGGTTTTCTTCAGCACCCCACCAGGGGTGTTGGACAGGATGTGGGTGGGCTGAGGTGAGGGGGTGCTGTCCACAAGTGAGGGGGGAGGACTGGAGGAAGGCAGGTgtaatggaggaggaggtgggagagtGTGGGTCATGATGTGAGGCGTCTGGGACAGGTGGTGCTGTAAGGGCATTGGTGGTGGCGGGGGACTCTGTGGGTGAGGGAGTGTTTGTATATGAGGTGGGTTCGAGTGAAAGTGGTGTgcatggtggtgatgatgggggtgatgatggtggtggtggaggtgcgGGTGATGTGTGGGCAGAGGCGGagacacaggagacaaaggCCTCTCCTGGAGACCTGGGCCTCTCAGGACAGTCCCCTCCCCGGGCAGGAGACCGTGGTCTCCATAGCTCCGTATGGCCCCATAGCCATTGGCAGAGCCGTTGGGGAACTGCGAGTACATGGAAAACTTGGCCTGCGGCTCGTATATGCCCAGGCCAGGCGGGAAGCCGTTGGAGacctgctgcatgtcctccGAGGCTGACGGCGGGTAGGAGAACTCTGCATCCAGGGCAGCATCATAGGAGGGACCACCATCCTCGCCCGGGTCACTCCCGGTGTCGCAGGTGCCTTCCTGTCTGATGTTGGCTGAGTCAATGAGCTGAGGGGGTTGCTGAATTGTATTTCCCATGATCCCTTGcatgaaagagaaggagaaatcCATTGTTGGGCTCCTGCATCCTTaactgtctttttctttgactGGACCTGTTCGCAGAGACATAATTAAATGAGAGACTGGGAGGCTGAGTTTTCAAAACCAAGACAGAGGCATCACCCAAATACCTTCCTCAAGATAACCTCATACATCcttaactttaaatgtatataaCCAGGTGAATATTGCATGTGTGAGATCTATCTTTGCATCACCATTTTTGAATATATGAACCCCCAGTCCTAACCACTCTCTAGACATGGTctatacattttgtttgtgttttagtaTCCATCAGGTGCAGTACACACTAATAACTACACATGGCGGCTACATTATACTTTGCCCAGAGGCCGAGAAAACCTACCGGTGCTACTTCTCTGGGAGATGATCCTGCCTCTGCTTTTCAGTGACTCAGTTGATTTGTGTTAATGTCATCAAACATACTGTTAATATATTTAGGAATATTTAACTTGAAGGAATAAATGTTTGATTCCAACCAGGCACCTTTTCAccgaaacaaaacaaaatcccaAAATACATAGCACCTGCCATTACCTTGACATCTGATATAGTGTTTGAGTGGTGTATATTTACATAGACATTTGCATGTGTGGCAAACAAACGGACTGCAGGGGATCCAGAGCAGTGTCACACGTTGCCACCAAGCTTCATCCGAAGATATTTTGTGATATGCTGTAGCACCATCCTGAGAATACATCATTAGTCTAAACTAACATCAGCTTCTAAAAAACCAAGAGCTGAAACAATTGGTAGgttgatgaaaacaatttgtAATCAGTCAGCGTCACCTCAGGAATATGACAAAATAAACGGGGGCTCTGGTTTCTGCCTAACCTGGACAGACAAAATTagaaatgttattatttcatcCGAACACAAGAGTCGCATGATTCGAAGCTTGCACAATCATTTAGAAAGGTTTTTTATCTAAGCCAGCTTTGTTTACCcggtctgtttgtgtttgtgacttaAATGGTGAAACTTGAACAAAATCATCCTCAGTCAACATCACCACCACTTATCTTGCACTtgctctgaaaacacaacacaaactgcaggcaGCTTGTCCCGAGGCCTGAGAAGTTTTGCAGGCTCCTGTTCCCCCCAAGTCACAGAggattttttaatttcattaactCCCAACACATGGTGGGATcacaagcaaaacaaagagcagctaCCGGTGGCTGCTGTGTCCTCTTCCCTCTGACACGTTTTAATagctgtgatgaagatgaactcATCAGGTTAAAAGAGTTGGAGCTCGCATGGTCACGGTGAACACACTAATCCCGTGATGGTGCTTTAATGTGTGGACAGTCAGGACGGCTAGCACCGGGGGGGAAAGGTGGAAAACGGAGATGTAAACATCCATTTGAGTGCCAGCTAACGGTCACCAGCCTGCTGAGTGGACTCGTGCTGTTATTCGTGGCATCGTGTTTGCggtgctgtgttttcatggctGCTTCAAACTGAGTAGTTGTGTTCAGAAATCGACTGCGCAGACAAAAACTGTTTCATGAAAGATCTTCCAGCTCCCTGCGATGTTAGCCTAAAGCTACCTGGCACCACAGAGGCTGTGTtgagccattttttttttcttccccccacCGTCAGACAACAAAACACGAAGAGAAGACACCGCCATTCGTCTTCCTGCCTCACGCAAACAAACGTCTCCAGTTGTCGTTTGTCCATTTTAGGAGCCTCCCGCGTGCAGGGAGATGAAAGGAGAAAGCTAATGTTGGCTAGGCTAACGCTCACTCGCCAACATGGCTGCCTGTGCCCCTTTAAATCAAATTGTCTGGCGTGATTATAACCTCCATCACCGGGGGGTTCGAGGGGAGAAGAATGTGCCCCGAGAATGAGCGACCGAATCGGGGTGTGTGgagaaggggaaaaaagggaGGGGAGGACAGAACACAGGCATCGACAGAGGCGGCTAAAGGCAAACACGCTTAtcgctacaaaaaaaaaaaaagaggagagaggcgaAGGGGCAGCGCGGATACTGATGCCGAGAGATGCAGGGAAAtcacacaggaaagaaaaatgtcaataCCTTCAGCGTGTCCCATTCTAAACACATACACCAGCCAGCGACGTCTCCTCGTTTAATCTGggggggaaaagaaaaggagggaaataaaaaaataatcctgtAATAGTGGGTAAAGCGCAGGCCTTTCCTTTTCTGCTTTAACGCAATTCTCCACAcgcagaaggaggaggaggaggaggggggtgttaCGCTATCTACCCGCTGCCCAATCCCGAAGCCCGGCTCTTCCTCAATGTGGGGACTGAGGCACGGAGAGAGAACCGTGCTCCAGACACACCGTCCTGAACCGCGACCATCCGCACAACGAGCAGAGTTAATCCAGAATATATCCGAGTTTTCCTCCGGTTTAACACGAGAACTCTGGTTTCTAGTCCTGCTCTCGTGGATCCAGACTGAACCGAGGAGGTCACCAGGAAGtctagtgtttgtgtgtagtgtATGTGTCCAAtgtagtaatgataataaatcatAATGCCTCCTAATGTTTGTCTGATTGAACCAAAACCTGGTGTCTAGTCCTTATATCACAGACCAGACTGAATCTAAGAGGTCACCAGAAACACTCCAGGGTGTgtagttaatgtgtgtgttgtgtaaaataCTGTGACTGTTCTTTGGGAGGAGcatttgtttgacttttgcaatattttatatttacgtTTAAAAAGGTTTGTTGAAGGATGACACCCTCAGCTCTTTATTTAGTTCGTCACTGATAATCCAGAAATGAACTCAAAAAGAAACCATACAAGTGTCATGGGTTTTTGGATTGTGTAATTCATTCTGAAGAATTCTGCGGGGAAAGAATTTCAAGGTTACGCCTactccaaaaagaaaaaggaaatgcatGTGAAGGAGGGGGATACccagaaaaaaaagggatttttaGATTCATCATGGATAAAGGCTGTGAGCAGTATTGAATAACAGTGTTGATTTTTCTTCCCACCCCGATGCAGATGTTTTTGGCACAAGAGTCTCTGGCTGAGTTTTCTACGCCTCCTCGCCTGATCTGAAGCCAAGAGGAGggcaaatattaaaaacaaaactctcactgtgtctctcttccctctcaCCACAAATGTAGCCTGCAGCCGACAGCAGGGGCGGACAAATATCAACCTGGGGACCATATCTGAACATCCAACCACAATATTCATCCCCACGAAGAAAGAGGAATTAATCAAACACTTCTTTAGAACAATTATGATGAAAGGAGAACATTATAACCTCCATGAAGGCCGCTGTAGCTCTGTTAGCTCTCATTCAATAATGGAAAACTGCAACTTAAATacaaccacaacacaaactGGAACACTACAACAtgctcaaaaataaaacatttcaacaaatacaACATTCACAACACTCATGGATCACCACTGTTGTGAAGTGTGTAGAGCCACAAGCTCCATGTGTGTTTACCCATTTCAGAACTCCTGATTTGGAAacatgtatttctgtttttaatatcaatatgttcattttttatttatagagtcagaaaatttaaaaaatggcaaAAATTCCCCTCACCCCTCTTATATAGGATTATATCTTTACATACATATCTTTACATTTTGTGTCTCTCTTGTCATTTTGCATGTATTTATGTCTCTTTTGGATTGTTTAgtgtttgagtttttagtgtttctttgttgtcattttcaATCTCACTATGAAGGACCCTCTTCTGGGGATTATTTTGCATCTCCTTATGGTcctttttggtttgtttgtagtCATTATGTGTACTTTTTTGTCTCCTTATGGTTATTTTAATCGTTAGTTTGCATCTGTAgttgctctctgtctctttgtagttttctttcttctcgATGTTTCCCTGCAGTGTGATTAATAAAATATCATGTTATCTATGTCATCTcatgtgtctgtgcttgttttGCATGTCTGgtctttttatttgtctaaTGCAAGTTCACACAGTCATTCAAATGAACGGTGTGACAAGAAGAAACaggtcagctcagcagtgcaatagctaaattaaaataagtttgcattccattcatatttgttatatttcctTACACTTAAGGATATTGCACGTTACTTATTATTGCTTACTGATACCTATTTtggactcttgctgctgtaatattacaaatgtccccgttgtgggactaataaaggattattgTATCTTATCTTATAGTTGCACCATGTGTCTATCGGTTGTTGCACGTTTCAGCATGTGTTGCTGTTAAGTAATAATCATTATAATCgtgtaattgtgttttcattgccaTTGGAACAGTTTCCTCTCACATTCTGACTATGTTGGTGATCGTTTCGTGtcagttcttcttcttcgtgctggTGTTCCTGTGGCTCTTGGTGTTTTGTTGTCCTGTTGGGTCCATGTGGTTGTTCTGTGTCATTCAGCTCCACTCTGCGTGTCTTTCATTTGCAAATGCTCCCAAGACGCTTCAggcagaacagcagcaggaagctgcTTGAATTGCTGTTCACACCCACTTGTATGAGGAGTAGGTGGagttcctttatttttttaaaaccaccATGTGACCGATCTGCCATGTGATCGGATGATCTCTGCTGGCTCCGCGCAGAATCCTTCGCGCATGTGCAGCGGAACCTGACCTTCCAGCGCGGCTGCCTGCGAAGGCTGCGCACCCCGAGCGGACTCCAACGCAACAGCTTCCAGGACCGGGCGCAGGAAACCATGCACCCACCGTAAATGGGGTTATCACCTCGTCGGTCGTTACTCTCGTCGCTCCCGTTTCCCTCGACCGGTTGTTGTGGATGGATCGCGGTGTTCGCGCCTCACCGAGAAGCCTCTCTACGCCCAGTCAGCAGCCATAGCTGGGTCCTCTTCGCTGGAGGTGCGTGAGCTGCCATTTTCACTGGCTAGCTTTAGCCAACAGCAGGCTAAGCTAGGCTGGCGAAGCAGCTGCTAGCGTGATGCTAATTTAGACCACCAGTAttattcagtgtgttttgtttgttagtgaAATCTCTGTTGCTTTTCACCGGCTGGTTCGAGATCGCTCGGACTAGTTGATGTCGCAGCTCCAGGGTCAGCTAACGTCAGTGGAAAAACACCGTAATGCTGCGGGGTTCCTCCCGAGTTCAGCCTCAAGTCGCGTCTATTTAAAAGTCTTCCATGTTATCGTTCACTTGACCTCGACGAGGAGGCTTGTGTAATGTTTGGGTGAAACGAGGCCCGATAAGCGCAGCTGATGAGTATTTCACGTGTCACGTCAGTACACAATGCGTTGTTACGTAATGGTAACATGTGCTGATCGTAATGTTGATTGATGGTCTGACGTGATTCTGGATTTCATGGTCTTTTGAAGCTGGTTTACGAAGGATTTTGAACCGTCAGAGCAACAAATCCCTCAAGCTAAGGAATACTAGCTTGTTGACATTTTTGCTTGATCATTCATAAACTGATAAGCAGATACAAATATCAGACTTCGATTCATGCAGGTGGACCAATCTGCACAAGTTTAAGATTTGAAGAACAGGGCCTTTTTGTACACATGCTAATTTTGTAATATTATGTCATTCACGCTGAGACCTTCCAGATCCTGAGATCAGTGTTTTTCCAGTTCGCCTGCAGCAGCACCATGTGAATGAACTGTAATTAGACAcctgtctgctctctctccctccccccctccccccctgtctccttctccttgtgtttttaacagaatCCTGTAATCTGCCCCCACAATGGCGGTCTTCAGTCACCAGGTGATCTTTGCAGTCACCAGATCAAGGTTAGCGAGCAACACATGCCTACATCTGTCTACATGTAAGAAGATCTCTGGCCGCGCAGCGCAGGCCGGATCACACtcacaaaatgtacaaatagtTCTCTACATAAAGTTCACTGGAGGCAATTACATGGGAGGGGAAACCAAAGGCACAGGATGTCTCTTTTTACTTTGTGATAGTTGCAGTGACACCTTCTGACTCCAGGTACACACACTAGAGTCGGACATGTGCAGTCAAACAACCCAAATGGCTCAGTTTGTTTAAGTAGCAGCTGTTTCTCCTGTCTGAGTAACTGAACTTTGTTTTTTAGGTAAACTTCCTGTGTTGTTTGAATTTACTGCTGTTCTGTATTATAGTGCTACGATACAGACCGATTTATCAGTTAGCAGATAATATCGGCTGATAAGAGCTTTTCACAGACAtcagtttcagtgtttatgtttgctgttATGAAActtatatataagtataagtaTTTATCTTATTCATTTaagtcatatttttttttatttatgtttttttatagttatttaCAATAAAGGTTTTGggtaaactgtaaaatataaagtctcaattacatttctttattaaGGGTTTGGTGATAACATCTTAGGAGCcatattttttatacatttatcaaCCAATATATCAGTATCGAAAATAATATTGCTAATGGCATCAATCCCCAAAAAATTTACTTTCGTCTGTTACTACTTCTTTTAGATATAGAgatatttttgagtttttcagCACTTATATCAGTGACTTTTGGAAATGGAACTGGTAATAACACCATTAATCTGAGCCCTAGATGTTGTCATCTTGTTTTGTCCAAGCTAAACGCTACCTGTTGACAGCTCAAGGGTCTATAGAGACGTAACTTTGGAAAGTTATGAACAaagtgttttactttttctatTAACTGATGCATTATTATCAAAATGGTCACTGTTCTTTCTTGATCAACTTGTCGGTGCATCAGATACACATGTGAGCATTTCACATACATATATGTGCATGTTTTCTGCAGACTATGAGGTAATATCTAACCAGTTTTTCTTGCCTCTGTCAACAGGGGATCATATTTGTTATCCAAGAGgcacagctgctcctctctgtcttccaAAGCCTATCTCCACATAGACCCTCCTCGCCACCTCTTGTCCTCATTCCCACTCAGGCATTCCCGCTATGGCTACCCCCACTGTTACCGAGGCCACGCCCTCGGACGCGGCCACAGCTCCACCCTGCTCGCCCGCTCGCTACATAGCTCAGGTGTTTGGCTCCAGGATATAAAACAAGAGGCCCCATTAGCCGCTGACCAAGATTCTTCTTCTGGGACAAAAAAGGACTCTGTGTCCTCTAATCCCCAAACTCAACCCCCGTCAGCTCCCACTCCAGCATCCACCACCACAGCGGCCACTGCTCCTCCTGTGCAGGAGAAGGCAGTGGTTAAAAAGTCTCTGTATCAGAGGATTGTGGATGAGTTGAAGCATTACTACAATGGCTTCCGGTTACTTGGCATTGACATTAACATTGCAGGGAGGATGGTGTGGAGTTTGTTACATGGACAACTGCTCTCAcgcagggagaggagaagggtAAGAGAAGTGTAATTTATATTATTGTGTgattacacatttttaattttaaagggTTTCTTTTGTCCACTGCAGCATCATTCACAGAGTACAGTTTTCCTATAGCATCCTTGGTATTACTGTGTTTTATCTCGCTTTGGCTCTCACTGGTAGTTTGTGGAGTTGATGAAGACGATAAGAAACAATAGGTGTTTTTCTGTGATCACATGATGTCTGCTGTATTGCACATCCCTAATGTCAAGCACTGGAAAGTTGTAGCCAACAAATAACTGCATTTTACTGACTGCAAAATAACTAGTTACTGCTAAGGCTACATGGATTCAAGACAACAGCTCTTCCTCAGATTCTATATTTAGGAGGATTATAATGTGGACTTTTAGTTGATGCTGTCTGTGAGTTGTTAATTACTCCAGAGGGTGGCCCACTATTGTCTATTCTATCCTGCCACAGATGCCTGactaatttttttaaaactccacACAGTAATATAAAGGATCTGAGTCGGTGTTTTATGCTGATACTTCCTTTTGGAGCTGTGTAAAGGGCTGCCTGGGCTGCTGTTACACTCACgctcttgttttcacacaagcacatttACCCATCTGTTATAGTCGGACTGGCCAGTGGCAGCATCAGTGGGCCATCCCCTGCAGACACAACTCATCCCAACACTGGTAGTTTCAACTGTAGCTGTGCATGCCATGATGGGCATGTAGTCCTCAGCCGACATGCAGATCTTAGCTTAACACCCCCTTATTATATAAACGCATGCATtatcttcagttgtgtttctAATTCTTTCTTGCACTCATGTATGTGAAAAGGGTGTAAAAATTATGTAAGGGGTTCCTTGTGAAAGTTCACACCCTTGACTGTCAATAAGGAATGTACACATTATGTCCCAGAGCTCATAAAATCTGAGTCAGAGCAGGTAGATAGATAGTTGTGTCTGGAATTGTTTGAATAGAACTTTCTGTAAATTATTATTCAGGATTAAGCACTGACAGTTCCTTCAGCCGACTAGTTTTCTGTTCTCTGAACAAAGCCACAGATCTGAGGCTGTATTGTTTAATGATGGCAATTGAAGCCCCTAAAATTGGttaggtttattttattattattatattttattgagtGTGGTACTGTTCAAAGATGTAGACAACATGGGATTTAAGATGCACACACTTTAGATTCACTTTGTGATCTGCCCGTGTCTTTTAAAGGGTTCAAATTGATATTCAGTGGGCTGGTACAAGtctgatttcttcttctctcttacAGCAATATAACATTctttaaacatgtttgataaatatttcaaatttaagACAATTTAGCTCATTGAAAAAGGTCAAACTCTTACAGAACGTGTCACTGACTGATTGATGTTTCGGTGTATGCAGGCAGGCTCAGTGATTCAAGCTGTGCACATGCCATGGTAAAATTATATTTGGACTATTTTAGATGAGGACTGGCTGAGCTTCAGGGCTTGTGTAATGGATCTAACACCAGACTTGGGCACTGGTAGTAGTGCCCCGGTGTGAATACTGGCTCACGTGCATTGTTGTCAttgtctttgtgtttacagctgaTGAGGACATGTGCTGATTTGTTCCGTCTGGTGCCATTCATTGTGTTTATCATCGTTCCTTTCATGGAGTTTCTTCTGCCCGTCTTCCTCAAACTCTTCCCAGAGATGTTGCCCTCCACCTTTGAGACGGAATCCAAAAAGGCACGTggatatgaacacacacacacacacacacacacacacacacacacacacacacacacacacacacacacacacacacacacacacacacacacacacacacacacacacacacacacacacacacacacacacacacacggctcctGAACAACCTCTGACAGGGTTCATGATTATGTAACCCGTCAGTGCCTGCGGCTGCTTTACTAAGAACCTTTGGCCGTGCAAGCAGCTGACTTTGTCTAATCAGGGCAATTGACTTGAGCCGTGACAGAGATTACCTGCAAAAATGCTGAACAAAGCTATACAAGCATTGGAtctaatgttttaaaaacatattgattGGGCGGGTGTTTCTGTTATTATAATAACTCCATGATCATATAgtaattatgtatttttaaatgttatatttcctgtagagaaaaaaacagcaggttTCTGTACTTGTTCTAGTCGGCCTGTCAGATTTGATGTATCCTGACCGAGCTGGAGCACGGCTGAGTGATTCACAGATATGCTTTCATGCTCCTGGTCAGCACAGAGGTGTCCAGCCCCTGTGAATTTGAAGCTTAAAATATCAGCCTGTTGTGATACTAGATTACAATACAgtggtaaaaacaaaacagaagataCCAGAGAGAAATGTCACAGTTATACATTGTAATTTAGTGTCTATTTTATGAAAATTTACTAGGAAATGTATGTGGTCCTCTTCGGTTAAACAATTCAAATGGTTGTTACATGacttttaattttatatatattaaaaaaatcatataaacAGAGGTATATGCAGGTCTGTGCGAAAAAAGCTTAACATGAAGGAAAGCAACAATACATTTAATCATATTTctactttaatttttttatttctgcagttgCCCACAGGTTTTGGTACTTGACTGCTCAGCCAGTGACTACATAGTTTTTGAGATACCACAATTACAACTTCAACTGTGTAATATTAAACCATAGAGGACATGTAATAAACACAATGTATTGAGGTTGTGAAACCACAGAGTACATCACATTATTGCAGTATTTGAACTACAGTATATTCTTAAAGCTAACCTGCATCTCCGCTCCCCTCTTcatgcaggaggagaagcagaagaagggTCTGGCTGCGAAGCTTGAACTGGCCAAGTTTCTCCAAGAGACCATCGCTGAGATGGCCCGAAGAAACAAGGCTAAAGCTCAGACAGAGGATGAAACCCAGCGCTTCTCCACATATGTTCAAAAGGTAAAATACAGCCTGCAGTCAAAAACAGTCAAAAACAGGCATGTTGAGTTTACTGTCACAGAAAACTAAGAAACTAGCAGAATAgttctgtgttttcatgaaaataACGACTAAAACAATGAAGGAATTATAAAACTGGAACCAATTAGTTTTCTGAAACCATTGGCATAGCAACGTTATCAGGATGGTTCCATTGCTTCAAGTCAGTGACATCTGTGCGTCCTCGTCAGGTCCGAGGCACAGGCGAGCAGCCCACCACGAAGGACATTGTCCGGTTTTCGAAGTTGTTTGAGGACGAACTGACGCTGGAGCACCTGGAGCGCCCCCA
Proteins encoded in this window:
- the letm2 gene encoding LETM1 domain-containing protein LETM2, mitochondrial, with the translated sequence MAVFSHQVIFAVTRSRGSYLLSKRHSCSSLSSKAYLHIDPPRHLLSSFPLRHSRYGYPHCYRGHALGRGHSSTLLARSLHSSGVWLQDIKQEAPLAADQDSSSGTKKDSVSSNPQTQPPSAPTPASTTTAATAPPVQEKAVVKKSLYQRIVDELKHYYNGFRLLGIDINIAGRMVWSLLHGQLLSRRERRRLMRTCADLFRLVPFIVFIIVPFMEFLLPVFLKLFPEMLPSTFETESKKEEKQKKGLAAKLELAKFLQETIAEMARRNKAKAQTEDETQRFSTYVQKVRGTGEQPTTKDIVRFSKLFEDELTLEHLERPQLVALCKLLELQPIGTNNLLRFQLMMQLRTIKSDDEMIAAEGVAAMSVSELQAACRSRGMRSLGLTTDQLRLQMQQWLDLHLKENVPPSLLLLSRAMYLTDIKPKPHVIPPVPKLEKTTPPPVENTGASTASVSTDMLADPALIIKERSVEELRDKAPVISDKPLTPAEVLQAKAATEVSQKSKMSANGV